In Prosthecodimorpha staleyi, the DNA window CCTGTTCGCCCGCCTCCTCCTGCAGGACTCGTCCCTGATCCTGCTCGACGAGCCCTTCAATGCGGTCGATGCCAAGACCGCCGCCGACCTGCTCGACCTGATCCGCCGCTGGCACGACGAGAAGCGTACCGTCGCGGCCGTGCTGCACGACATGGACACCGTCCGGCGCAGCTTCCCGGAGACCGTCCTGATCGCCCGCGAGGTGGTCGCCTGGGGACCGACCGCGGAGGTGCTGACGCCGAGAAACCTGCTCGCGGCGCGCCGCATGATCGAGGCCTTCGACGACGCGGCGCATATCTGCGCCCGCGACACGGCGGCCTGAGGGAACCGCGATGCTGTACGACCTCCTGATCGAGCCCTTCGCCGAGTTCGAGTTCATGCGCCGGGCGCTGGTCGGCAGCCTCGCCCTGTCGCTCGGCGCCGCGCCGATCGGCGTCTTCCTGATGCTGCGCCGCATGTCGCTGACCGGAGACGCGATGGCGCACGCCATCCTGCCCGGCGCGGCGATCGGCTACCTGCTCGCCGGCCTGTCGCTGCCCGCCATGACCATCGGCGGCCTGGTCGCCGGCCTCGCCGTGGCGCTCGGCGCCGGGGCGGTCGCCCGGGCGACGGTGCTCAAGGAGGATGCGACGCTCGCCGCCTTCTATCTGATCTCGCTCGCCCTCGGCGTGGTCATCGTCTCGGCCCGGGGCTCGAATGTCGACCTGCTGCACGTCCTGTTCGGCTCGGTGCTGGCGCTCGACGACCAGACGCTGCTGCTGCTCGCCGGCGTCGGCACCGGCACCCTGATCGCGCTCGCCG includes these proteins:
- a CDS encoding metal ABC transporter permease — encoded protein: MLYDLLIEPFAEFEFMRRALVGSLALSLGAAPIGVFLMLRRMSLTGDAMAHAILPGAAIGYLLAGLSLPAMTIGGLVAGLAVALGAGAVARATVLKEDATLAAFYLISLALGVVIVSARGSNVDLLHVLFGSVLALDDQTLLLLAGVGTGTLIALAVILRPLVLECVDPAFLRSVSHAGARVHFTFMALVVMNLVGGFHALGTLLAVGIMMLPAAAARLWTNDLSGLIGISVVIAGLSSIGGLLLSYHLSLPSGPAIILVAGGAYALSLVFGRAGGAIRHLLPARHLEA